AGCGGACGTAACGCCGTTCGGTGGCCTGATCAAGCAGTACCAGATCGCGATCGATCCTGCGTTGCTGGAGAAGTACGGTCTGACCGTAAATACCGTGGTCAACGCCGTGAAATCCAACAACCGCAATGCCGGCGGAGCCGTTATCGACAATACCCAGCAGTCGATGGTGGTGCGCGGCACCGGTCTGCTGCGCTCGACAGACGATATCGCCAATATCGTACTGACCGCGATCAAAGGCACCCCAGTGCTTGTGAAGGATGTTGGCACCGTACAGATCGGCGCTGCTCTGCAAACAGGCATCTTCGGACTGAATCAAAAATCGGGTGGTATCGAAGGTATCGTCCTGATGCGCCGTGGAGAGAACCCATCGGAGGTACTGGCAGCGCTCAAGGACGCGATTACAGAACTCAACGAGACCCGGCTGCCGCCCGGCGTACGCATTGTCCCCATCTACGACCGCACAGAGCTGGTGGACAACACGTTGCACACCGTCTCGCATACTCTGCTCGAAGGATTCATCATCGTCATTTTAGTGCTGATGTTTTTTCTCGGAAGCCCAAAAGCAGCGTTGTTGACAGCCATTACCGTCCCTCTCTCTTTGCTGTTTGCATTCATCTGCATGTACCTCAATGGCGTGCCGGCAAACCTGCTCAGCCTTGGCGCCCTGGACTTCGGCATCATCGTCGATGGAACGCTCGTCATGGTGGAGCACATCGTGCGTAACCTTGCCCACCGCAAGCCCATGCCCGGTGAAGGTGTCATGGATGTCATTCGCGATTCAGCTCTCGAAGTCGAGCGGCCGATCTTCTTCTCGTTGCTGATCCTGATTGCCGCCTACATCCCGCTTTTTACACTGCAGCGGGTCGAACGCCGTCTCTTCACGCCGATGGCCTTCACTGTCTGCTCGGCTCTCGTCGGGTCGCTCTTGCTCGCACTCACAGTAATTCCGGTGTTGGCGACCTATCTCTTCCGAGACAAGTTCCCAACCTGGGAGAATCCGGTGCTCGGATGGTTGAGTGAACGCTATGAGCGCGTATTACATGTTCTGATGGAGCGCCCCCGCACCGTTGTGCTGGCAGCTTCGGGCATCGTTCTAGCCGCCCTGTTGATCGGTGGCACGCTCGGCAGTGAGTTCTTGCCAACACTCGATGAGGGCGTGATCTGGATTCGCGCCAACCTTCCTCCGGGAATCTCGCTCCAGGAGTCTTCTCATATCGCGTCCGACATGCGGGCAATCATCCAGTCCTATCCGGAAGTAAAGCTCGTAACCTCGCAGACGGGACGCAACGACTCGGGTACGGACCCATTTGGTCCGAATCGCAACGAGATGCTGATTGCGTTGAAGCCCTACAACACATGGCCCTCTGGTGTTTCCAAGGCCGATCTGATTCAGGAACTCCGGGCACGGCTAAATCGAGAGATTCCCGGAGCGACGCTTAACTTTACGCAGCCCATCATCGATACGGTAACCGAAACGATTACGGGATCGTCCGCGGATCTCGCCGTAATCATCAGTGGGCCTGACCTGGCAGAACTTCGCGGCCTGGCGAACGCTTCATTGAAGACGATCCGCGACGTCAAAGGCTCGACCGATGTCTCCATCGAGCAGGAAGCGGATCAGCCTGGCTTGCGCATCGACGTCGATCGCGGAAAGATTGCACGGTACGGTCTGAATATCGAAGACGTGAACAGCATCATCGAATCAGCCGTCGGTGGCATCCCTGTCGGCACGCTTTACGACCGGGAGCGTCAGTTCGATGTCATCACCCGGTATGTCCCGAGCGCTCGCAGCACTCCGAGTGATATTGGGAACCTTCTGCTCCACACTGCCGATGGCGGGCGCGTACCGTTGCGTGATGTTGCCTCGATCCAGGTCGTCAACGGAGCCAGCATCGTAGCTCGACGTGAGAATGAACGCCAGATTACCGTGCGCACAAACATCATTGGTCGCGATCAGGGAGGATTTGTAGCCGAGGCACAAGAGCACTTTGCATCCCAGATCAAGTTGCCGCCTGGATATCGCGTGACGTGGGGAGGGCAGTTCGAGAATCTCGACCGTGCCCGGCGGAGACTTTATGTCATAATGCCGGTCACCATCGGCATTATCTTTGCGCTGCTGTTCTTTGCTTTCGGATCTACATCGAACGCTCTCCTTGTCTTGATCAACGTTCCGTTCTCTGCTGTCGGAGGCATTCTTCTCCTGTGGTTGCGGGGAATGCACTTCAGCGTCTCCGCCGCAGTTGGATTCATCAGTTTGTTCGGCGTCGCCGTGATGAGCGGAGTACTTTACATCTCCGAGATCAATCGCCGCCGCCATGAGGACGGAGCGAGCCTTGAAGAAGCTGTCATCCAGGGCGCGAAGTCACAGCTCCGCCCACGCCTGATTCTTATTCTTGTCGCGCTGCTGGGCATGGTACCCGCGGCAACGGCAGTCGGTATCGGATCGGACGTGCAGCGTCCTCTTGCCAGCGTAGTCGTGGGCGGTCTACTATCCACGCTGTTTTTGACGCTGTTGGCGCTGCCCAGTCTCTACTATCTGGTCGAACACCGGAAGGAGCAACGATGAGCACCCGAATTTTGATGATCTTCTGTGATGAGACTGACCTTTGGATGGGTGGCGAACAGCTCTATGCCGCAATTGTGCGTAAACTCCATCGCCACGGCATTGCCGGTGCGACGGTCTTGCGCGGTCTGATGGGCTACGGAGTCCACCGCCGTATCCACAAGAAGGGACTCTTCGGCGTCTCCGATGAGACTCCGATTGTGATCCTCGCCATCGACGAAGAACAGAAACTGCGAGAGATGTTGCCGATCCTTGTCCCGATGGTCAAAGAAGGCCTCATCAATCTGGTGGATACAGAAGTGATCTCCTTCGGTGCAGATCGTGCATTATCCGGCGAAGAAGACGCAGGAACTCGGGATGATGAAGATGGCGACTAGAGCCGAAAAGCTTACCTTATTGGCTGTGCTGTTGCCCGGCATGGTGCAGGCGCAGCGGCACTGATCGGGCCAAAGGAGGGGCATCCACTTCGAGTGCGTATATCCCAGGCTGAAGTTGCTGAAACTGGTAGGCTCCGCTGGCGTCGGTCACGCCCGCGCGAATGGCTCCAGTGAGATTCATATTGGGTCGGTTTATTCGAATCCCTGGGTAGAGTTGTTTGAAGACAAACTGAACTTCCAGTTCGATTACAAGAGTTATTCGCGCGTGTCACTGCCAGCCGCTGTTACTGAAGAAATTGCCGTTCTCTCTACACAGAGAAACACTATCTGTCTCGTGAGGACTGTTTGCCTGGCCAGATCTGAAGCGCAAGTTTCCCGATCTTCAAAAGCGTTTCCTTGCTCGCACCCGCACGGGCTTGCAGCGACATCCCTAAGAGCGTCGTTCTGAAGAACGAGACCAGCAGACGAAGGTCCGTCGATTTTGGAATCTCCTTATCCCGCACCGCCTTCTCCAACCGTTTCAATAAAACCATGTCGGAGAGTGCCCGAAGCCGATCCAGCTCTTGTTGCAAGTGGTCGTACTTTGGGGAACATGTAGGAAGGGCGAGGCAAAGCATGCAGCCACTAGGCTGATCTTTGCGGGTCAATTCGGCAGCAGTGACGCGAAACAGGTTCTCAAAACCCTCTTTGGCCGTTTTGCCTTCCATAACAGCAGCGTCAAAGACACTGCCTCTTCCTGTTCGGTAGTGGTTTACTGCATCGAGAAATAGCGTCTCTTTATCACCGAACGATGAATAGAGGCTCGAGGTTTGGATGCCCATAGCGCCGGCGAGATCGTCAACGGAGGTCTGCTCGAATCCCCGGTTCCAAAACAACAGCATGGCCGCGTCTAATGCGGTCTCTCTGTCGAACGTCTTTGGCCGTCCACGTTGACTCATGCCTGTGTACCCCTTTTATTGGAGCACACGTTTCAAAAAAAGTTGCAGCCTGCTGAATCCTACGCAAGCTGTACACATCTATTTCTGAAACGATCGTTCTATAAAAATGCCGCCAAGTCAGGCGAGACGCGAGAACGATGCGACACGATTTTAGGAGATACCATGCAAGGCATTCTCAAAAAGGGATCATCGCTGGTGCGTACAGGGATGTGGTTGATCGCTTTGTCCGCTATCACAGTTGCTGCCGCCGGCTGCAAGCAAGCAGCACCTGAAACGAAGCCAAAACTAGCGGCGGCTCCGGTCGATGCGGCGCAGGTCATCACCAGAGATGTTCGCGTCTCCGATGAATTTAATGGCCGCGTGTGGGCGACGAACTCCGTAGAGATTCGGCCCCGCGTGACAGGCTACATCGACCGCATTGCCTTCCGGGAAGGGCAAATGGTCCATAAGGGTGATCTGCTTTATGTCATCGATCCCCGGCCCTACAAGGATGTGGCAGATAGCGCCAAGGCTGGATTGGACCGGGAGCACGCGGCGGCAGACTTCGCGAAGATCCAGACGGAACGGGCGCAACGGCTCAAGCAGCAGGACGCCGTCTCCCAGGAGGAATTACAGAACCGCAGTTCTGACCTGCTGCAGAGTGGAGCACGGGTCAAAGCAGCAGAGGCAGCCGTGGCTTCCGCTGAGCTGAACCTCTCCTATACCGAAGTGCGCTCGCCGATCGATGGCCGCATCAGCCGAACCCTGCTGACGTTGGGAAATCTTGCCCAGGCGGATCAAACCGTGCTGACATCGGTCGTTTCGGTGGACCCGGTTTATGTCTACTTCGACTGTGATGAACAAAGCTATCTTCGCTTCCAGCAGAGCTCGCATCGCGGAAGCGGCGTTGGCGCTGAGAATCCAGTCCGGGTTGCCCTGGCGAATGAGGCAGGTTTTCCGCATGCCGGCCACATCGATTTCGTTGATAACCAGCTCAATCCGACTACTGGCACTATTCGAGCCCGTGTGGTGCTCGCAAATCCTGACCAGACACTGACACCCGGCTTGTTTGCCCGCGTTCAGTTACAGAGCGCTGCGCCGGCACAGGCGATTCTGATCGACGATAAGGCCGTTTTGACGGATCAGGACCGCAAATATGTCTATGTCGTCGGAGAGGGTAACGTCGCGCAACGTAAGGATATCGTTCTGGGCGGCACGAATGATGGACTGCGCATTGTGAAATCTGGCTTGACGCCTCAGGACCGGGTGGTTGTGGGAGGGCTGCAACTGATTTATTTCCCCGGCGCACCGATCACGCCAAAGGAAACCAGCATGGAAGTCTCAACCGCGGGTCTGAACAATATCGCCGTCGCGGCAAAGAAATAAGAGGTCACGGCAATGAACATCTCGAAATTCTTCATCGATCGTCCCATCTTCGCGATTGTTCTTTCCATCATCATCTTTTGCCTTGGGCTCATCGCGATCCCAATTCTTCCGTCGGGACAATATCCCGAAGTCGTGCCGCCGAGCGTGGTCGTGCGCACGAACTATCCCGGAGCGAATCCTAAGGCGATCGCTGAGACAGTTGCCGAACCGCTGGAAGAAGCCATCAACGGTGTTGAAGGCATCATGTACATGAAGTCTGTTGCCGGCTCGGACGGCAGCCTTCAGGTCATCGTTACGTTCCGTCCGGGTGTCGATCCGGATACCGCGGCTGTTCGTGTACAGAACCGTGTCAGCCAGGCTTTATCCCGTCTGCCAGACGAAGTTCGCCAGTTCGGTGTGACTACTCAGAAGCAGTCGCCGACACCGCTGATGTATGTCGGCCTGCTGTCTAAGAAAGGCCACCACGATGCGCTATACCTTCGGAACTATGGTGTCCTTCATGTGAAGGACGAGTTGTCGCGGTTGAATGGCATTGGCGATGTTCAACTGCTGGGTTCCGGCGACTATTCCATGCGGGTATGGCTGGATCCGAACCGCCTGGCATCGCGCGGTATCACCTCGGACGACGTTGTCAGTGCTATCCGGGAACAGAACGTGCAGGTGTCCGCGGGTCAGCTTGGCGCGGAACCTTCGCCGAAGAAGCCGGACTTTCTCACCTCCATCAACGTTCGCGGGCGGCTTACAACGCCGGAAGAGTTCAGCAACATCGTGCTGAAGTCCGGAGCAAACGGTCAGGTGGTTCACCTGTCAGACGTCGCGCGTGTAGAGCTCGGATCGAGTGACTACACACTTCACACGTACCTTGATACTCAGGACACCGCCATTGTTGGCATCTTTCTGACGCCCGGCGCCAATGCACTCGGCGTCGCGAAAGAGGTCTATGCCAAGCTGAAGGAGCTGTCGAAGGCGTTCCCGGACGATCTGGACTATAAGGTCATCTGGGATCCGACGGAATTTATTCGGGATTCGATTGACGCGGTGCAGCACACGCTGATCGAAGCTGTATTCCTGGTAGTTCTTGTTGTCATCGTGTTTCTGCAGACATGGAGAGCTTCGATCATCCCGTTGATCGCAGTCCCCGTTTCCATCGTTGGCACCTTCGCGTGGCTCTACATCCTGGGCTATTCGATCAACACCTTGACCCTCTTCGGCATGGTCCTGGCGATCGGTATCGTAGTGGACGATGCAATTGTTGTGGTCGAGAATGTTGAGCGGTTTATCGAACATGGGCTTACCCCACGTGAGGCCGCTCACCAGGCAATGAAGGAAGTTTCGGGGCCAATCATCGCTATCGCGCTCGTCCTCTGCGCGGTGTTCGTTCCGATGGCTTTCCTTACGGGAATCACGGGCCAGTTCTACAAGCAGTTCGCGGTGACCATTGCGATCTCGACGGTCATCTCCGCGATCAACTCACTCACTCTTTCGCCGGCGCTTGCAGCGAAGCTTCTGCATACGCCAGGCGCGCAAAAAGACTGGTTCGCACGTGCTATCGATGTTGCTCTCGGCTGGTTCTTCCGCCCCTTCAACCGGCTCTTCAAAAGAAGTTCTGAAGCGTATCAAGGCGTTGTTGGACGGAGCTTCCGCTTCCGTGGCGGTGTGTTTCTGGTCTACTTTGTGTTGATCGGGTCGATCTACCTGTTGTTCAACAACGTGCCCGGTGGCTTCATTCCCACCCAGGATGAGCTGTATCTCTTCGGAGGGGCGAAACTGCCTGAGGGCGCATCCCTGGCACGTACGGATGATGTCCTTAGACAGATGGTGAAGGCGGCGCATGAAGTCGACGGCGTCGAGATGCTCCCGGCCATGTCGGGCTTCAACGCATTACAAGCCGCGAACACACCGAACCTCGCAACTTCTTACATTCGCCTCAAAGACTTCAAAGACCGACACGAGACTGCCGAGCAGATCCTCGTTGAGCTCAACAAGAAATATTCCCGCATCCCCGGCGCCATCGCCTTCGCTTTGATGCCGCCGCCGATTCAGGGACTCGGGAATGGATCCGGTTACTCGCTCTATATCGAGGATCGTGCTGGACTTGGTTATGGCGCTCTGCAGAGTGGATTGGCAGCATTTCAGGCTGCCGTCTCGCAGACACCCGGCATGACCTATCCGGTCTCTTCGTATCAATCGAATATTCCTCAACTGGAAGTTCAAGTGGATCGAGAGAAGGCGAAGGCGCAAGGCATCTCGCTCACCGATGTCTTCAACACGCTCCAGAGCTATCTTGGCTCGATCTACGTGAACGATTTCAATACCTTCGGCCGCGTATATCGCGTGATGGTGCAGGCGGATGCTCAATTCCGCCAGCGCCCTGAAGACATTACAAATCTTCGAGTGCGGAATGGGAACGGAGAGATGGTTCCGATTGGCTCGATCGCGACAATTACGCAGGCATTTGGTCCAGATCCGGTGATGCGCTACAACGGTTATCCCGCTGCAGACCTCATCGGTGATGCCGATCCGCGTGTGCTCTCATCAGGTCAGGTCATCGACAAGCTCAACGAGATTGCAAAGAAGACGCTGCCTCCGGGTATGGTGCTGGAATACACCGACCTGAGCTATCAGCAAACGACGCAAAGCCATTCCGCGGCGATCGTGTTCCCGTTGGCAATTCTGCTCGTCTTTCTCGTTCTGGCTTCACTCTACGAGAGTTGGACTCTACCGCTCGCCGTTATCCTCATTGTCCCGGTATGTATCTTTGCCGCACTCTTTGGCGTGTGGCTTACAGG
This genomic window from Terriglobus albidus contains:
- a CDS encoding efflux RND transporter permease subunit translates to MISQILRFALRQRFITLLLCLLLIGFGLWSFEQLKIEAYPDISDTQVEVITTYPGLAAQEMEQQITIPLERALNNAPKLEARRSRTIYGLSIIDLTFAYGTDDYFARQVVNEKLGQVTLPPGVVPSLAPLSTPIGEMYRFTLEGPQGMGEMQLRELEDWVIAPRLLQVPGVADVTPFGGLIKQYQIAIDPALLEKYGLTVNTVVNAVKSNNRNAGGAVIDNTQQSMVVRGTGLLRSTDDIANIVLTAIKGTPVLVKDVGTVQIGAALQTGIFGLNQKSGGIEGIVLMRRGENPSEVLAALKDAITELNETRLPPGVRIVPIYDRTELVDNTLHTVSHTLLEGFIIVILVLMFFLGSPKAALLTAITVPLSLLFAFICMYLNGVPANLLSLGALDFGIIVDGTLVMVEHIVRNLAHRKPMPGEGVMDVIRDSALEVERPIFFSLLILIAAYIPLFTLQRVERRLFTPMAFTVCSALVGSLLLALTVIPVLATYLFRDKFPTWENPVLGWLSERYERVLHVLMERPRTVVLAASGIVLAALLIGGTLGSEFLPTLDEGVIWIRANLPPGISLQESSHIASDMRAIIQSYPEVKLVTSQTGRNDSGTDPFGPNRNEMLIALKPYNTWPSGVSKADLIQELRARLNREIPGATLNFTQPIIDTVTETITGSSADLAVIISGPDLAELRGLANASLKTIRDVKGSTDVSIEQEADQPGLRIDVDRGKIARYGLNIEDVNSIIESAVGGIPVGTLYDRERQFDVITRYVPSARSTPSDIGNLLLHTADGGRVPLRDVASIQVVNGASIVARRENERQITVRTNIIGRDQGGFVAEAQEHFASQIKLPPGYRVTWGGQFENLDRARRRLYVIMPVTIGIIFALLFFAFGSTSNALLVLINVPFSAVGGILLLWLRGMHFSVSAAVGFISLFGVAVMSGVLYISEINRRRHEDGASLEEAVIQGAKSQLRPRLILILVALLGMVPAATAVGIGSDVQRPLASVVVGGLLSTLFLTLLALPSLYYLVEHRKEQR
- a CDS encoding DUF190 domain-containing protein; its protein translation is MSTRILMIFCDETDLWMGGEQLYAAIVRKLHRHGIAGATVLRGLMGYGVHRRIHKKGLFGVSDETPIVILAIDEEQKLREMLPILVPMVKEGLINLVDTEVISFGADRALSGEEDAGTRDDEDGD
- a CDS encoding TetR/AcrR family transcriptional regulator; this encodes MSQRGRPKTFDRETALDAAMLLFWNRGFEQTSVDDLAGAMGIQTSSLYSSFGDKETLFLDAVNHYRTGRGSVFDAAVMEGKTAKEGFENLFRVTAAELTRKDQPSGCMLCLALPTCSPKYDHLQQELDRLRALSDMVLLKRLEKAVRDKEIPKSTDLRLLVSFFRTTLLGMSLQARAGASKETLLKIGKLALQIWPGKQSSRDR
- a CDS encoding efflux RND transporter periplasmic adaptor subunit; amino-acid sequence: MQGILKKGSSLVRTGMWLIALSAITVAAAGCKQAAPETKPKLAAAPVDAAQVITRDVRVSDEFNGRVWATNSVEIRPRVTGYIDRIAFREGQMVHKGDLLYVIDPRPYKDVADSAKAGLDREHAAADFAKIQTERAQRLKQQDAVSQEELQNRSSDLLQSGARVKAAEAAVASAELNLSYTEVRSPIDGRISRTLLTLGNLAQADQTVLTSVVSVDPVYVYFDCDEQSYLRFQQSSHRGSGVGAENPVRVALANEAGFPHAGHIDFVDNQLNPTTGTIRARVVLANPDQTLTPGLFARVQLQSAAPAQAILIDDKAVLTDQDRKYVYVVGEGNVAQRKDIVLGGTNDGLRIVKSGLTPQDRVVVGGLQLIYFPGAPITPKETSMEVSTAGLNNIAVAAKK
- a CDS encoding efflux RND transporter permease subunit, with amino-acid sequence MNISKFFIDRPIFAIVLSIIIFCLGLIAIPILPSGQYPEVVPPSVVVRTNYPGANPKAIAETVAEPLEEAINGVEGIMYMKSVAGSDGSLQVIVTFRPGVDPDTAAVRVQNRVSQALSRLPDEVRQFGVTTQKQSPTPLMYVGLLSKKGHHDALYLRNYGVLHVKDELSRLNGIGDVQLLGSGDYSMRVWLDPNRLASRGITSDDVVSAIREQNVQVSAGQLGAEPSPKKPDFLTSINVRGRLTTPEEFSNIVLKSGANGQVVHLSDVARVELGSSDYTLHTYLDTQDTAIVGIFLTPGANALGVAKEVYAKLKELSKAFPDDLDYKVIWDPTEFIRDSIDAVQHTLIEAVFLVVLVVIVFLQTWRASIIPLIAVPVSIVGTFAWLYILGYSINTLTLFGMVLAIGIVVDDAIVVVENVERFIEHGLTPREAAHQAMKEVSGPIIAIALVLCAVFVPMAFLTGITGQFYKQFAVTIAISTVISAINSLTLSPALAAKLLHTPGAQKDWFARAIDVALGWFFRPFNRLFKRSSEAYQGVVGRSFRFRGGVFLVYFVLIGSIYLLFNNVPGGFIPTQDELYLFGGAKLPEGASLARTDDVLRQMVKAAHEVDGVEMLPAMSGFNALQAANTPNLATSYIRLKDFKDRHETAEQILVELNKKYSRIPGAIAFALMPPPIQGLGNGSGYSLYIEDRAGLGYGALQSGLAAFQAAVSQTPGMTYPVSSYQSNIPQLEVQVDREKAKAQGISLTDVFNTLQSYLGSIYVNDFNTFGRVYRVMVQADAQFRQRPEDITNLRVRNGNGEMVPIGSIATITQAFGPDPVMRYNGYPAADLIGDADPRVLSSGQVIDKLNEIAKKTLPPGMVLEYTDLSYQQTTQSHSAAIVFPLAILLVFLVLASLYESWTLPLAVILIVPVCIFAALFGVWLTGGDNNIFVQVGLVVLMGLACKNAILIVEFARELEMQGMTTVEAALEACHLRLRPIIMTSIAFIAGSVPLLLSHGAGSEVRKVTGITVFSGMLGVTLFGLFLTPVFYVVLRKLSGQRLHSHDEESFEEEVEVSHV